A stretch of the Aricia agestis chromosome 15, ilAriAges1.1, whole genome shotgun sequence genome encodes the following:
- the LOC121734401 gene encoding uncharacterized protein LOC121734401, producing the protein MPKGDKDSGGVQEGSSEGVRRSSGSGLVLSFGDDRGSGDDDRESEETREREGRIIGSKRSSCGIRAGVTVEELLGVESIPSMSESEMVATKRLFSEISGSDTEDVGTANSLSKVQTAKRGKTRGSLSRLSAARQELRERTEEARAADFVSALEKKTRKESKTGNPTPPGPLDIDVETMGPEDLLGAAESNLEEILSIAARSSNLKGGYAHKIRRATSAVRCIIDALASRTVVEETRRLTADNGRLRRELANLREEVRAYKRDFEESRASVAKERSSPMSNEQLGILEKSIAKLVGNLVDGRLAGLEARLPPPAVFRPPLAADKKREALEKRATADKSPVPEAAAARDLPPVLTTPAVCRRREEFPALPVRPEVRPAPTPAQTKKSKSKGKGKGKGADQPEPVNPGPSTSRSAAAERPPESSAASAKRPEESSAVSAAVPVVEASEPLGGWTEVVRRKTSAKKVAPKQPAQVAAKKPRVQMPRSTAVLVKLKADAADKGATYSSALLKAESAIKLDELGLGPLRIRQSATGARLIEIPGSTSHEKADLLAARLSEVLAEEADISRPVKCSNFKLTGLSDAATVESVRSAVAGVGGCSPTQVWVGDIQRGSVGTGFARMSCPVMAAKKLVELGSFAVGWSRVTAHLVDARPSHCFRCLGLGHYAALCPPKMKDRSGLCYRCGTPGHTASGCKAKHPKCAVCSDSSRPSDHVMGGKSCNPPVTRGKVPSSGRGQAAPEADMSE; encoded by the coding sequence ATGCCAAAGGGGGACAAAGATTCGGGGGGGGTTCAGGAGGGATCTTCAGAGGGGGTTCGTAGGTCCTCTGGTTCGGGACTCGTGTTGTCCTTTGGGGATGATAGGGGTTCCGGGGATGACGATAGAGAGTCGGAGGAAACTAGGGAGAGAGAAGGGAGGATAATTGGCTCCAAACGGAGCTCGTGTGGCATCCGTGCGGGGGTGACTGTGGAGGAGCTGCTGGGGGTCGAATCGATTCCATCTATGTCGGAATCGGAGATGGTCGCTACTAAGCGTCTTTTTTCAGAGATCTCTGGTTCCGACACGGAGGATGTTGGTACAGCCAACAGTTTGTCGAAGGTGCAGACGGCCAAGCGTGGTAAGACGCGTGGGTCGCTGAGCAGACTTTCGGCAGCTCGACAAGAGCTGCGCGAAAGAACTGAGGAGGCCAGGGCGGCGGACTTCGTTTCCGCCCTAGAGAAGAAGACGCGAAAGGAGTCCAAAACGGGAAATCCCACTCCGCCTGGACCCCTTGACATAGATGTGGAGACCATGGGCCCGGAGGACTTGCTCGGTGCTGCTGAGAGTAATCTCGAGGAGATTCTCAGCATTGCGGCCAGGTCCTCCAATTTGAAAGGGGGGTACGCACACAAGATACGGCGTGCTACCTCTGCGGTGAGATGCATTATTGACGCGCTTGCATCTCGCACCGTGGTGGAAGAAACTCGGCGACTCACTGCAGATAATGGTAGGCTGCGTCGGGAGTTGGCAAACCTCCGGGAGGAAGTCCGTGCCTATAAACGGGACTTTGAGGAGAGTCGTGCGTCGGTGGCAAAGGAGAGGTCTTCTCCAATGTCCAACGAACAGTTGGGCATTTTGGAGAAGAGCATCGCCAAGTTGGTGGGCAACTTGGTCGATGGGAGGCTGGCGGGGCTAGAGGCACGGTTGCCGCCCCCCGCAGTGTTTCGTCCGCCCTTGGCGGCTGATAAGAAGCGGGAGGCTCTCGAAAAGAGAGCCACCGCCGACAAAAGCCCTGTGCCGGAGGCTGCCGCAGCTCGCGACTTGCCTCCGGTGCTGACTACGCCGGCGGTTTGTCGTCGGCGAGAAGAATTTCCGGCTCTCCCGGTGCGCCCGGAGGTGCGACCAGCCCCAACTCCTGCGCAAACTAAAAAGAGCAAGAGCAAGGGCAAAGGAAAGGGGAAGGGGGCTGACCAGCCGGAACCGGTCAACCCTGGCCCCTCCACATCCAGAAGTGCGGCGGCTGAGAGGCCACCAGAGTCTTCGGCGGCGTCAGCTAAGAGGCCAGAAGAGTCTTCGGCTGTGTCGGCTGCTGTTCCAGTGGTGGAAGCGTCGGAGCCATTGGGCGGGTGGACAGAGGTCGTCCGCAGGAAGACCTCGGCGAAGAAAGTGGCGCCAAAACAGCCGGCACAGGTGGCGGCTAAGAAGCCGAGGGTACAGATGCCTCGCTCCACGGCCGTCCTTGTCAAATTAAAGGCGGATGCGGCGGACAAAGGCGCCACATACAGCTCGGCGTTGTTAAAGGCGGAAAGCGCCATTAAGTTGGACGAGTTAGGGCTCGGCCCCCTCCGCATCAGGCAGTCGGCCACTGGAGCCAGGTTAATAGAAATACCTGGCTCTACCAGCCATGAAAAGGCGGATTTGTTGGCGGCCAGACTGTCCGAAGTTCTCGCGGAGGAGGCTGACATTTCAAGGCCCGTGAAGTGCTCAAATTTTAAACTCACGGGCCTTTCTGACGCTGCGACTGTAGAGTCAGTCAGATCTGCAGTCGCAGGAGTGGGTGGATGTTCCCCCACCCAAGTCTGGGTGGGAGATATACAGAGGGGGTCTGTCGGGACGGGTTTTGCTCGCATGAGCTGCCCAGTGATGGCGGCCAAGAAGTTGGTGGAGCTGGGCAGCTTTGCCGTCGGTTGGAGCAGAGTGACCGCGCATCTTGTGGATGCGCGGCCAAGCCACTGCTTCCGCTGTCTGGGGTTGGGGCACTATGCTGCTTTGTGTCCCCCCAAAATGAAGGACCGCAGTGGCTTGTGCTACCGATGTGGTACACCTGGACATACCGCGTCTGGGTGTAAGGCGAAGCATCCGAAATGCGCGGTCTGTTCCGACTCGAGCAGACCTTCGGACCACGTTATGGGGGGTAAATCGTGTAACCCCCCAGTAACCCGGGGAAAAGTTCCCTCCTCTGGGAGGGGACAGGCGGCGCCGGAAGCTGATATGTCTGAATAA
- the LOC121734402 gene encoding uncharacterized protein LOC121734402 — protein sequence MEGCIDKNIPRAGTNNVGESRTPSEEGVWPMYTGGATAAMKESRRSEEKNDFGNVSLDDERQSDLAAMTTASEGDGGSRAVTPASIGGGPSRFYGRPESGSDESGNETAASRSQDRGSEREREKIRATYRRKRRGSDLENSPEKDKGVALKPSSKRGRGRPPTTGQYVGLAKSKREYLELKEKEIAMEAEKEVLELTKKLPELRSHRLSEASFSDCAMTEDEVVTAAKLGSAITQSLDAILAVTQKSKNLKGTSIAALKKATCTIREASSALLSRSASEETRALVEANTRLSRELDEMKKELEAVKRKLADAQPHTAPMTIQEPNMEEILQRAMREAVSLMNARMDARLEGLEARLLPEPRLRPPLAADKKRDSAVSTSSGTRPQQAEKESETPPPPEPSVPTLMPPTNPGQKPKRTKKGRKSAAAAEAAAARRDTVTTAAGSQPAATPSWTEVVKRGKGKAPRTVEVKKKVQKKKEKKKKDKQLRAPKTAAVVLTLRPDAEKNGVTYQSVIDKAKQHLDLTALDIAAVKFKRAVTGARMYEVSGTACKEKADALAGKLKEIVGEDMVHVSRPQKCAELRIAGLDDSASAAEIATAVARTGGCRAEDVRVGEIRVDRRGRGSAWVKCPVEAAKQVTAPNAKVYVGWTVVQVTLLSARKMRCFKCHEEGHTRATCSSEIDRSELCFRCGQPGHSTKQCGNPPHCALCEAREKPADHIVGSRRCDKSAPPSKKKRKGPEKSQAPKKGNLNHCAQAQDLWVQALLQWEIDVAVIAEPYRVLERGDWLGDVNSSVALVFGPKIVLPSSRNSIRGRGFVVAILGTLTVVGVYFSPNRPIVELEALLLRLTAVVEGSTQPVVVAGDFNAKSPLWGSPATNARGRLMEEWLAATGLVLANRGATSTCVRRQGESIVDLTLVSPAIVQHVTEWRVLSRTETLSDHLYIRFVISHLTEQGRTISPGAGPRWSLKKLDRDILKEAAAVASWAPLPSEDVEECVEWLTEAAHNICEASMPRAGPVPPRRQTYWWSPDLKRLREECVAARRRYLRYRRRRIRNAEEEDAIYDGYRSARHHLRDAIRTAKREAWEDFLRTLEQDPWGRPYKWVRQKLRPAAPPLTQSLQPDLCRSIVSALFPPRAEWSPPSMAPPTAEPEEEEEIAPVSAGELAAAVHKMSLQNKAPGLDGVPGRVWVLAMEHMEARVLAVLNLCLVQGRVPRRWKTGKLVLLRKAGRPEDQPSAYRPIVLIDEICKTFERIIVARLNRHLESVGPNLSDAQFGFRSRRSTIDAVARIRSITEQEISQGGVVLVVSLDITNAFNTLPWETIKEALRYHRVPRYLRRTIGDYLSERSVQYPTEDGWEEQEVDCGVPQGSALGPELWDLGFDHVLRGANLPGVELVAYADDTAVVCRAKTHREATILATAAVAQVVRRIQALGLTVALNKTEAIIFHGPRNAPPPGLAIIVGGTSIQIASTMTYLGLILDSRWTFKEHFRRLSEKVTKAAGALASLLPNLGGPSLTCRRLYMGVIRSMVMYGAPIWAEDLAAVNRQALGQLQRIMATRAVRGYRTISRDAACLLAGSVPWDLDAKTLADVYWRSAEVHAGGSNPLPEAVRRWREEANDRALEEWEERLAEPRVSVDLILAIRPVFREWLGRKNGALSFRLTQVLTGHGCFGRYLCEIAGREETTRCHHCGEDRDTAAHTLTACPSWILQRAALTAAIGQDISLPVMVRAMLRSELEWKAVENFAEEVIAAKEEAEREREREALDPRRRRRTRRQHVIQIDDLPP from the exons ATGGAAGGTTGCATCGACAAAAATATTCCCCGGGCGGGTACCAACAATGTTGGAGAATCCCGCACCCCCTCAGAGGAGGGGGTCTGGCCCATGTATACGGGGGGCGCCACCGCTGCAATGAAGGAGAGTAGGAGGAGTGAGGAGAAAAACGACTTTGGCAATGTATCACTGGACGATGAGAGGCAATCTGACTTGGCTGCTATGACGACGGCGAGTGAGGGTGATGGTGGATCGCGAGCGGTAACGCCCGCATCCATTGGCGGGGGTCCTTCGCGATTTTATGGAAGGCCCGAAAGCGGAAGCGACGAGAGCGGCAACGAGACCGCCGCCTCTCGGAGCCAGGACCGAGGCAGTGAAAGGGAGAGGGAGAAGATAAGGGCCACTTACCGGCGCAAGAGGCGCGGAAGTGACCTGGAGAACAGCCCTGAAAAGGACAAAGGAGTGGCTTTAAAGCCCTCATCAAAAAGAGGAAGAGGCAGACCGCCCACCACAGGGCAATATGTTGGCCTAGCCAAGTCTAAGAGGGAGTACCTCGAACTCAAGGAGAAGGAGATAGCGATGGAAGCGGAGAAGGAGGTCCTGGAATTGACGAAGAAGTTACCGGAGCTACGGTCCCACCGGCTCTCGGAGGCTTCATTCTCCGATTGTGCGATGACAGAGGACGAAGTGGTCACGGCGGCGAAACTGGGCTCGGCCATAACCCAGAGTCTGGACGCCATCCTCGCGGTGACCCAAAAGTCCAAAAACCTGAAAGGGACATCGATTGCGGCCTTGAAAAAGGCGACCTGCACTATACGGGAGGCGAGCTCCGCCCTCCTCAGCAGGTCAGCATCGGAGGAGACAAGAGCCCTGGTAGAAGCAAACACCCGCCTCTCCAGAGAGCTCGACGAGATGAAAAAGGAGTTAGAGGCCGTCAAGCGCAAGCTCGCTGACGCACAACCACATACGGCTCCCATGACCATCCAAGAGCCGAATATGGAGGAGATACTGCAGCGAGCAATGCGCGAGGCGGTGTCTCTGATGAACGCCCGCATGGATGCGAGACTGGAAGGGCTTGAGGCTCGGCTCTTGCCGGAACCTCGCCTGCGGCCCCCGTTAGCTGCAGACAAGAAGAGGGATAGTGCCGTTTCGACCTCATCTGGCACTAGGCCCCAACAGGCTGAAAAAGAAAGTGAGACTCCGCCTCCGCCGGAGCCATCAGTTCCTACACTGATGCCTCCGACGAACCCGGGTCAGAAACCGAAAAGGACGAAGAAGGGGCGAAAGTCTGCCGCCGCCGCTGAGGCTGCAGCCGCGAGGCGCGACACAGTGACAACGGCAGCAGGGTCACAGCCAGCCGCCACTCCCTCATGGACAGAGGTAGTGAAAAGAGGGAAAGGCAAGGCACCAAGGACGGTGGAAGTAAAGAAAAAGGTGCAAAAGAAAAAGGAGAAGAAAAAGAAGGACAAACAGCTCCGCGCTCCGAAAACTGCAGCCGTAGTGCTAACGCTGCGCCCGGACGCGGAGAAGAACGGTGTCACCTACCAGAGTGTCATCGACAAAGCCAAGCAGCACCTGGATCTGACTGCGCTAGACATAGCAGCGGTCAAATTCAAGCGGGCCGTGACCGGGGCCCGTATGTACGAGGTCTCGGGTACTGCCTGCAAGGAGAAGGCAGACGCTCTGGCGGGTAAGCTGAAAGAAATAGTGGGAGAGGACATGGTACACGTATCGCGGCCACAGAAATGTGCTGAGTTACGAATTGCGGGTCTCGATGACTCGGCGTCGGCGGCAGAAATCGCGACTGCTGTAGCGAGAACGGGCGGCTGTCGCGCCGAAGATGTTAGAGTCGGAGAGATTCGCGTAGACAGGAGAGGTCGTGGCTCGGCCTGGGTCAAATGCCCGGTCGAGGCCGCAAAACAAGTGACGGCGCCGAACGCTAAAGTTTATGTCGGTTGGACCGTAGTGCAGGTGACTCTGCTCTCCGCGCGAAAAATGCGGTGCTTTAAGTGCCACGAAGAGGGCCACACCCGGGCGACGTGCTCGTCAGAGATCGATCGCAGTGAGCTCTGCTTCCGCTGCGGACAACCGGGCCACTCGACCAAGCAGTGTGGGAATCCTCCTCACTGTGCACTGTGCGAGGCAAGAGAGAAGCCGGCGGACCACATCGTAGGCAGTCGTCGCTGCGACAAGTCTGCCCCTCCCAGCAAGAAGAAACGGAAAGGCCCTGAAAAGAGCCAAGCACCGAAAAAG GGCAACCTGAACCACTGCGCCCAGGCGCAGGATCTCTGGGTTCAGGCTCTTCTGCAGTGGGAAATCGACGTGGCCGTTATTGCAGAGCCGTACCGCGTCCTGGAAAGGGGTGATTGGTTGGGAGATGTCAACTCGTCGGTCGCCTTGGTCTTTGGTCCCAAAATCGTGCTTCCTTCGTCGAGGAATTCGATAAGGGGCCGTGGATTCGTTGTCGCCATCTTGGGGACCCTCACCGTAGTGGGGGTTTACTTTTCCCCGAATAGGCCGATCGTCGAGTTAGAGGCGCTCTTGCTCCGCCTGACCGCCGTCGTAGAGGGGTCGACTCAACCCGTAGTCGTCGCCGGAGACTTCAACGCGAAGTCACCGTTGTGGGGCTCCCCGGCGACGAATGCGAGAGGTCGCTTGATGGAGGAATGGTTGGCTGCCACCGGTTTGGTCCTGGCGAATCGTGGGGCGACCAGCACATGCGTCCGGCGGCAGGGAGAGTCCATAGTAGACCTGACCCTCGTCAGCCCTGCCATCGTTCAACACGTAACAGAATGGAGGGTCCTGAGTCGTACTGAGACTCTATCGGACCACCTCTACATTCGCTTCGTCATTTCTCACTTGACGGAGCAAGGCCGCACAATTTCACCTGGTGCTGGCCCGAGGTGGTCCCTGAAGAAGCTGGACCGCGACATCCTCAAGGAGGCAGCGGCTGTCGCATCGTGGGCACCTCTCCCATCGGAGGACGTAGAGGAGTGCGTGGAGTGGCTAACTGAGGCGGCGCACAACATCTGCGAAGCCTCGATGCCCCGCGCTGGCCCGGTTCCGCCCAGACGCCAGACATACTGGTGGAGCCCGGACCTGAAACGCCTTCGAGAGGAATGTGTAGCGGCCCGACGCCGTTACCTACGGTACCGCAGACGGCGGATCCGAAATGCGGAAGAGGAAGACGCCATCTATGATGGATACCGCTCAGCGCGACACCACCTGCGCGACGCCATCAGAACGGCGAAGAGAGAGGCTTGGGAGGATTTCCTGAGAACTCTGGAGCAGGACCCGTGGGGCAGACCCTACAAGTGGGTGAGGCAAAAGCTTCGCCCTGCTGCCCCACCGCTCACTCAGTCCTTGCAGCCGGATCTCTGCAGATCCATTGTTTCGGCCCTATTTCCACCTAGGGCCGAGTGGTCCCCCCCATCCATGGCACCACCAACTGCAGAGcccgaagaggaggaggaaaTCGCCCCAGTCTCAGCCGGAGAACTGGCAGCGGCGGTACATAAGATGAGCCTTCAGAATAAGGCCCCTGGCTTGGATGGAGTCCCCGGTCGTGTCTGGGTGCTAGCGATGGAGCACATGGAAGCACGTGTGCTTGCCGTACTGAACTTGTGTTTGGTTCAGGGGCGAGTTCCACGTCGCTGGAAGACGGGCAAACTCGTGCTACTCAGAAAGGCCGGGCGACCAGAAGACCAGCCGTCTGCCTATCGTCCCATAGTGTTGATCGACGAGATCTGCAAGACGTTTGAGAGGATCATCGTCGCACGCCTCAACCGTCATCTTGAGAGCGTTGGTCCCAACCTGAGCGATGCTCAGTTCGGGTTTCGGTCTCGTCGATCAACAATAGACGCGGTGGCACGGATTCGGTCAATCACGGAGCAGGAAATCTCTCAGGGTGGGGTGGTGTTGGTTGTCTCGTTGGACATCACCAACGCATTCAACACCCTGCCTTGGGAAACAATAAAGGAGGCCCTGAGGTACCACCGAGTGCCCAGATACTTACGCCGAACCATCGGTGATTATCTGTCGGAGCGCTCGGTGCAGTACCCTACCGAAGATGGATGGGAAGAGCAGGAGGTAGACTGCGGCGTCCCACAGGGTTCGGCTCTCGGTCCGGAACTGTGGGACCTTGGATTTGACCATGTGCTTCGCGGTGCCAACTTACCCGGCGTCGAACTGGTCGCGTACGCGGACGACACTGCGGTGGTCTGTCGCGCCAAAACGCACCGCGAAGCCACAATCCTGGCGACGGCAGCGGTAGCGCAGGTGGTGCGCAGGATCCAGGCGCTGGGCCTGACGGTGGCGCTGAACAAAACGGAGGCTATCATTTTCCACGGGCCCCGTAACGCGCCGCCGCCTGGCCTGGCAATAATAGTTGGAGGGACTTCGATCCAGATTGCGTCTACCATGACATATCTCGGACTGATCCTCGATAGCCGGTGGACTTTCAAAGAGCACTTCCGCCGGCTATCCGAGAAAGTGACAAAGGCAGCAGGAGCCCTGGCCTCGCTGCTCCCGAACCTCGGGGGCCCGAGCCTTACCTGTCGGCGCCTGTACATGGGCGTGATACGCTCTATGGTGATGTACGGTGCGCCGATATGGGCCGAAGATCTGGCAGCTGTGAACAGGCAGGCCCTGGGACAGCTACAACGGATAATGGCGACGCGAGCGGTGCGCGGGTATCGCACCATCTCCCGGGATGCTGCGTGCCTGCTCGCCGGTAGCGTCCCATGGGATCTGGACGCCAAAACCCTCGCCGACGTCTACTGGCGTAGCGCAGAGGTCCAcgcggggggcagcaacccCCTCCCGGAAGCCGTGCGTCGGTGGAGGGAAGAGGCCAACGACAGGGCATTGGAAGAATGGGAAGAGCGGCTCGCGGAGCCAAGAGTGAGCGTGGACCTGATACTGGCCATCCGCCCAGTGTTCAGGGAGTGGTTGGGTCGGAAGAACGGCGCACTCTCGTTCCGCCTCAcgcaggtgctgaccgggcacggctgcttcggtcggtacctgtgcgagATCGCCGGGAGGGAGGAGACGACGCGATGCCACCACTGTGGAGAAGACAGGGACACGGCCGCGCACACCTTAACGGCCTGTCCCTCATGGATTTTACAACGCGCGGCCTTAACGGCCGCGATTGGACAGGACATATCACTGCCAGTTATGGTTCGCGCCATGCTACGCAGTGAACTGGAGTGGAAGGCGGTCGAGAACTTCGCGGAGGAAGTAATCGCCGCaaaggaggaggccgagcgggagagagagagagaggcgCTCGACCCCCGACGACGAAGACGGACAAGGCGACAACATGTCATTCAGATTGACGACTTGCCGCCCTAG
- the LOC121734403 gene encoding actin cytoskeleton-regulatory complex protein PAN1-like — translation MEKRKLENTPRAGTSTTGESRTPGSPGVCRTYTGAAPTACEGKGAVATAKEGEGATTRECPKPAHLTAPAADAITDEDVDFSVYQPNGVERVKRLAQRKKERGCPIRDLPDLPPALQYRDVLGTQPRAPTPTGHDEEERRELTRSPRVVLRDVMREFSLPPPQGRDDTGDDSEDWPLDSDDMTSDVSMDSEGLPTDPDRTRRKRRISEDDKAPPLGRGAVPKAKKGRGRPPTTGQYVGFGKAQAELNKEKEEERRAAFRAKVEEVARRAREEREAREARASLRASPTPTAEDTEQTSAALAGSVERALEMVTMVATRSSNLKGTYQRALKEAVASIKAAVTEMRGRGQTEEMRALEAQNDRLLRQVNAMRRELEELRHRVTGPAADDLQKMLSEVSRSNIETFGNMLNARIAGLEDRLLPEPRRRPPLVADSAGPSPDAPPTAIQKKTPKPKKTATAMAPDKGSAGGAAAPLQPPAATTEKRAAKPKKKRKKRPSMAAQEAAKGGQNTNAPPAEAPWTTVDPRRPKQKKKGAATPAKAAPKNKKKKKAKLRAPNTAAITVTLKASAAEKGVTYKDVLLKAKDAVGSEVQELGINRVGFRFRLAQTGARVLTIPGEGANEKADALAAKMREALDPEVVTIGRPAKCVEMRIAGLDDSTTTADVLEAVAREGGCPTISIRSGPIKKGRWGDGSLWLSVPVAAAKKLLSLGRLRVGWVSAKAAECREKHPNCFFCEALGKEKDHVLGSSGCVTAKPLPSTKRRKRRGAPSDKARPKEPGAGGAGVSQPQPAMEVEP, via the exons ATGGAGAAACGCAAATTGGAAAATActccccgggcgggtaccagTACCACTGGAGAATCCCGCACTCCCGGTTCGCCGGGAGTCTGCCGCACGTATACGGGGGCGGCACCAACTGCGTGTGAGGGTAAGGGGGCCGTTGCAACGGCGAAAGAAGGAGAGGGCGCGACAACGCGCGAATGTCCGAAAccggcgcacctaaccgcgccggcggcggacgCAATCACGGACGAAGACGTGGATTTCTCCGTCTACCAGCCTAACGGCGTAGAGCGGGTGAAAAGACTGGCTCAAAGAAAGAAGGAGCGGGGCTGTCCAATCCGGGACTTACCCGACCTGCCGCCTGCGCTGCAGTACCGGGATGTTCTCGGGACGCAGCCCCGCGCTCCTACTCCTACCGGACATGACGAAGAGGAACGTAGGGAGTTGACGCGCTCGCCTCGCGTCGTTCTGCGCGACGTGATGCGTGAATTCTCCCTACCGCCTCCCCAAGGACGAGACGATACCGGAGACGACAGTGAGGACTGGCCCTTGGACTCCGACGACATGACATCTGACGTGTcgatggactccgagggcttgcccacAGACCCGGACAGGACACGCCGCAAACGGCGAATCTCGGAAGACGACAAGGCGCCGCCCCTTGGTAGAGGAGCGGTGCCCAAGGCTAAGAAGGgacgtggccggccaccaacGACCGGCCAATACGTCGGCTTTGGAAAAGCTCAGGCGGAGCTCAACAAGGAGAAGGAGGAGGAACGCCGGGCTGCCTTCAGGGCGAAAGTCGAGGAGGTAGCCCGGAGGGCACGGGAGGAGCGAGAGGCGAGAGAGGCGCGAGCCTCCCTTCGCGCAAGCCCTACCCCGACTGCAGAAGACACGGAGCAGACGAGCGCGGCCCTGGCGGGTAGCGTAGAGAGGGCCTTGGAAATGGTGACGATGGTCGCCACAAGGTCCTCCAACTTGAAGGGCACGTACCAGCGCGCCCTTAAGGAGGCAGTCGCATCGATCAAAGCGGCCGTCACCGAAATGAGGGGCCGTGGTCAAACGGAGGAAATGCGGGCACTGGAGGCGCAGAACGACCGCCTCCTGCGCCAAGTAAACGCGATGCGCCGGGAGTTGGAGGAGCTCCGCCATCGCGTCACTGGGCCCGCAGCCGACGACCTGCAAAAGATGTTGTCGGAGGTCTCACGTTCCAACATTGAGACCTTCGGCAACATGCTTAATGCCAGGATTGCCGGCCTGGAGGACAGGCTTCTGCCGGAGCCTCGAAGGAGACCGCCGCTGGTGGCGGACAGCGCAGGGCCATCACCCGACGCCCCACCAACAGCGATACAGAAGAAGACGCCGAAGCCGAAGAAGACGGCGACGGCAATGGCGCCGGACAAGGGTTCAGCAGGCGGCGCGGCGGCTCCTTTACAGCCACCCGCCGCAACTACTGAGAAGAGGGCTGCAAAGCCAAAGAAAAAGAGGAAGAAGCGGCCATCAATGGCCGCTCAGGAGGCGGCAAAGGGGGGGCAGAACACCAACGCCCCTCCTGCCGAGGCCCCGTGGACAACTGTGGACCCGCGCAGGCCCAAACAAAAGAAGAAAGGGGCGGCTACTCCAGCTAAAGCCGCCCCCAAAaacaaaaagaagaagaaagccAAGCTCCGTGCCCCCAACACCGCAGCAATCACCGTCACACTGAAGGCGAGTGCTGCGGAGAAGGGGGTCACGTACAAAGACGTACTATTAAAGGCGAAGGACGCGGTCGGGAGCGAAGTGCAGGAACTGGGCATCAACAGGGTCGGGTTCCGCTTCCGCTTGGCCCAGACTGGCGCACGCGTCCTCACCATCCCTGGTGAGGGCGCCAATGAAAAGGCGGACGCCCTCGCCGCAAAAATGCGGGAGGCGCTGGACCCCGAAGTTGTGACGATTGGCCGCCCGGCGAAATGTGTAGAGATGCGCATAGCCGGGCTGGACGACTCGACCACGACCGCCGACGTGCTCGAAGCGGTCGCCAGAGAAGGCGGGTGCCCGACTATTTCCATCAGGTCGGGCCCCATTAAGAAAGGAAGGTGGGGCGATGGCTCGCTTTGGCTGAGCGTCCCCGTCGCGGCAGCCAAAAAGCTGCTCAGCTTGGGGCGGCTGCGAGTGGGCTGGGTCTCGGCGAAG gccgccgaGTGCCGGGAGAAGCATCCCAACTGCTTCTTCTGTGAGGCACTCGGCAAGGAGAAGGACCACGTGCTGGGTAGTAGCGGCTGCGTCACAGCGAAGCCGCTCCCCAGCACCAAGCGCCGGAAAAGACGCGGAGCTCCCTCCGACAAGGCTCGGCCAAAAGAGCCTGGAGCCGGCGGTGCTGGGGTTAGTCAGCCccagcccgccatggaggtggagccatag